From the genome of Haloplanus vescus:
GTCCCGGGTGTAGACGAGTTCACGCTCGTCGCCGCCATACCACACCGCCATCCGGAGGCCGTTGGGTGCAATCGTCTGATAGCGCTCGACGAGTGACTCGGCGGCGTTTTGCATACGTCACGCGAGACGCGGTTGGAACTAATACCTTTGTGCGAGCGACCCAGTCGACGCGTTCGGTCCGCCGACCGGGAGCGACGGCGCGGCTATCGCACCCCAGTCACGACTTCCCCGCCAAACTCCGGGACAGCGACGGTGTCGACCCTGCCGCGAGACAGACCGGCAAAAGGCTTAAATAACAGGTTCGCCACGACACTTATAATGGAACGTCCCAGCCGCCAACGTCAGCGGAGCCAAGAGACGGAACAGGACACGGACGAGTCCGTTGCCTGCCCCGAGTGTAACTCCGACAACATCGTTACGGACGCGGACCAGGGCGAGCTCGTCTGTGACGACTGCGGGCTGGTGATCGACGATCAACAGATCGACCGCGGTCCGGAGTGGCGGGCGTTCAATCACTCCGAGCGACAGAGCAAGTCCCGCGTCGGTGCACCGATTACCGAAACGATGCACGACCGCGGGCTGACGACGACCATCGACTGGAAGGACAAGGACGCCTATGGGCGGTCGCTCTCCTCCGAGAAGCGCTCGCAGATGCACCGCCTGCGAAAGTGGCAGGAACGGATTCGAACCAAGGACGCGGGCGAGCGCAACCTGCAGTTCGCGCTCTCCGAAATCGACCGGATGGCCTCCGCGCTGGGCGTGCCGCGCTCCGTTCGGGAGGTAGCCTCCGTCATCTATCGGCGCGCGCTCAACGAGGACCTGATTCGCGGGCGCTCCATTGAGGGCGTCGCCACCGCCGCGCTCTACGCCGCCTGTCGACAGGAGGGCATTCCCCGCTCACTCGACGAGGTGGCCGAAGTCTCACGCGTTCCGCAGAAGGAGATTGGGCGCACATACCGCTATATCTCGCAGGAACTCGGGCTCGAACTCAAGCCGGTCGACCCCAAGCAGTTCGTCCCGCGGTTCGCTTCGGCGCTCGAACTCAGCGAGGAAGTGCAGGCGAAGGCGACGGAGATAATCGACGTATCGGCCGAACAGGGCCTGCTCTCGGGGAAGTCCCCGACTGGCTTCGCCGCCGCGGCCATCTACGCGGCCTCCCTGCTCTGTAACGAGAAGAAGACTCAGCGCGAGGTGGCCGACGTGGCGCAGGTGACCGAAGTCACCATCCGAAACCGGTATCAAGAGCAAATCGAAGCGATGGGCTTCCGCTAGCGGCGGACGAACACCGCGACTTCTCGGTTCCAGAGCGACAGTCGGTACGTGCTCGACTCGTAGTCCGTGAGCCGTGCCGACAGCGTGGACTGTTCGCTCGCGGGTGCGACGACGACCGGTGGTCGCTCGTCAAGCGACTCGAGTCCCCGCAGGTCACGGACGCCGTCCGTCTCGGCGCCCATCCGTTCGAGATACCACGGGAGCGGGAGTCGGTTCCCCCACGTGTCGCTCACGGGCGGGCGTGCGGGTTCGTCGTCGTACGCCGGGACGAACGTCGGCCCGTAGAAGAGGACGTCGACGCCGTCGTTGCCCTCGATGGCCGCGCTCACGTCGGAGACGAACGGGTCGAGGTCGTCGGCCGGTTGGGCGTGGTGGGCCAGTGGATTCTCGCTCGTCGTCGGGCCGTAGGCTGTCGCCGCGACGCCGGCACCGAGTTGGGCCGCGAGTGCGAGGCCGACGAGGGCCGCGACGGCGACGGGCACGGCGTCCTCCCGAGCGAGCCCCCGCGACCCGTAGCG
Proteins encoded in this window:
- a CDS encoding transcription initiation factor IIB; protein product: MERPSRQRQRSQETEQDTDESVACPECNSDNIVTDADQGELVCDDCGLVIDDQQIDRGPEWRAFNHSERQSKSRVGAPITETMHDRGLTTTIDWKDKDAYGRSLSSEKRSQMHRLRKWQERIRTKDAGERNLQFALSEIDRMASALGVPRSVREVASVIYRRALNEDLIRGRSIEGVATAALYAACRQEGIPRSLDEVAEVSRVPQKEIGRTYRYISQELGLELKPVDPKQFVPRFASALELSEEVQAKATEIIDVSAEQGLLSGKSPTGFAAAAIYAASLLCNEKKTQREVADVAQVTEVTIRNRYQEQIEAMGFR